A genome region from Streptomyces xanthophaeus includes the following:
- a CDS encoding ATP-binding cassette domain-containing protein: MRQLWRTLRGHRAPFAVILVAEAATSGLEALVHPLLLKALFDEAILTADLRRFLFLGLAYLALGLTLNLTGYWIACRRKRFENAFTLVLETELLARALGLDGRKMSRAGNASYVSRIHNDVSQGVLPAVDVSLRIARQAVASVVFLGVLLYLSWQASLVLLVIVPPLVFVSNRLGRRIEENTGPEREAEARYVNTLTRTLEAFPALRGLPSLLPGTRRANQDALRGFLGITFVNFRLGQRQRTLSDLVMNLSDTASMIVGAFFVFSGRMSFGSFLAFVNSLWRAVTGMFDLVNMIPQARRSTAVLERIESLREAREAPYHDEGALVRVRGALVVYGGAGGDGAGASGAAGAAGVSFDAFELRAGEHVLLRGPNGCGKTTLLHIISGTLAPDTGSVTLPPRVASLTAPVNLPPLPVRDLVPDERLRAALDLDVSADQLPSELSSGQRQRVGVAALLCEEADVYLADEPFANLDDHGRELVFRLLRERTAGRALLVVHHGDEDLDGRFDRVVTLTAGHPLARLS; encoded by the coding sequence GTGAGGCAGCTCTGGCGCACGCTGCGGGGGCACCGGGCCCCCTTCGCGGTGATCCTCGTCGCCGAGGCCGCCACGAGCGGGCTGGAGGCGCTCGTGCACCCGCTGCTGCTCAAGGCCCTGTTCGACGAGGCGATCCTCACCGCGGACCTGCGGCGCTTCCTTTTCCTCGGCCTCGCCTACCTCGCGCTCGGGCTGACCCTCAACCTCACGGGGTACTGGATCGCCTGCCGGCGCAAGCGGTTCGAGAACGCGTTCACGCTGGTGCTGGAGACGGAGCTGCTGGCCCGCGCCCTCGGCCTGGACGGCCGGAAGATGTCGCGGGCGGGCAACGCCTCGTACGTCAGCCGCATCCACAACGACGTGTCCCAGGGGGTGCTGCCCGCCGTCGACGTGTCCCTGCGCATCGCACGGCAGGCGGTCGCCTCGGTCGTCTTCCTCGGAGTGCTGCTGTACCTGTCCTGGCAGGCCAGCCTCGTGCTGCTGGTGATCGTGCCGCCGCTGGTGTTCGTGAGCAACCGGCTCGGCCGGCGGATCGAGGAGAACACCGGTCCCGAACGCGAGGCGGAGGCCCGGTACGTCAACACGCTGACCCGGACCCTGGAGGCCTTCCCCGCCCTGCGCGGTCTGCCGTCGCTGCTGCCGGGGACGCGCCGCGCGAACCAGGACGCGCTGCGCGGCTTCCTCGGCATCACCTTCGTCAACTTCCGTCTGGGGCAGCGCCAGCGGACCCTCAGCGACCTGGTGATGAACCTGTCGGACACCGCTTCGATGATCGTCGGGGCCTTCTTCGTCTTCTCCGGCCGGATGTCGTTCGGCAGCTTCCTCGCCTTCGTCAACTCGCTGTGGCGGGCGGTGACCGGGATGTTCGACCTCGTCAACATGATTCCGCAGGCCCGCCGGAGCACGGCCGTCCTCGAACGGATCGAGTCCCTGCGGGAGGCCCGGGAGGCCCCGTACCACGACGAGGGAGCCCTGGTACGGGTCCGCGGAGCCCTTGTCGTGTACGGCGGCGCCGGCGGGGACGGGGCCGGGGCGAGCGGGGCGGCCGGGGCGGCCGGGGTCTCGTTCGACGCCTTCGAGCTGCGCGCCGGCGAGCACGTGCTGCTGCGCGGCCCCAACGGCTGCGGGAAGACCACGCTGCTGCACATCATCTCCGGGACGCTCGCCCCCGACACCGGGTCGGTCACCCTGCCGCCCCGGGTGGCGAGTCTGACCGCTCCGGTGAACCTGCCCCCGCTGCCGGTGCGCGACCTCGTCCCCGACGAGCGGCTGCGCGCCGCGCTGGACCTGGACGTGTCCGCCGACCAGCTGCCCTCGGAGCTGTCCTCGGGCCAGCGGCAGCGCGTCGGGGTCGCCGCGCTCCTGTGCGAGGAGGCGGACGTCTACCTCGCCGACGAACCGTTCGCGAACCTCGACGACCACGGCAGGGAGCTGGTGTTCCGGCTGCTGCGCGAGCGGACCGCCGGACGCGCGCTGCTCGTCGTGCACCACGGGGACGAGGACCTCGACGGCCGCTTCGACCGCGTGGTGACCCTGACGGCCGGACACCCGCTGGCCCGCCTGTCCTGA
- the lanKC gene encoding class III lanthionine synthetase LanKC, which produces MRNERWVYRFLFAWNDTLFFDPLDVFYEPSADHFLAAFDERVRDRFVRSGIWWSFRHNEDLPAQGWKIHVSSGHRHVREVASSVIAHLTEREIDFKIALDLNVFEMLNSKAISRGSGGKLVTVYPRDDAEFRTCLADLARLLKGVEGAYVLSDLRYQDNKALYFRYGQFLDTHTVDVLGRRLPQILGPDGPVPDDRRPGHAHPSWVPWPFDDWRPADEDEGDDGLLGGRFRVTGAIQFSNSGGVYTAEDTADGDRPVLLKEARPHTNINPRQDHDAVDILGREWMFLNRLADAGPYPAPIAKFRHWEHHYIAEEFVDSSDIRSVLLERNPLARPGFGIERSREYLRIFLAVFRGLARAIQAAHDRGVILTDFTAANLLIDPDTYEVTIVDLEACRLAESGDTALAKPVELYTPGFSLSRNRFKAYGPEGDRYALASTMAYFIFPIAAMSYLREDVLDLYRIFITEGLGWPERVHRLITDLAGDRIDLTGLLKALEDEAGLLDAVEALPSRPVVEERLALAEAEAGVAAFVEASADSGRDTLFPVDPFAHVTNPLSLGFGASGVLWALHASGVPVRPEWRAWLGRRLADIDPDRYPDGLMNGLSGIAWAADSLGLGAPARELLTRANERAAEKGDHTFYYGLSGIGMTNLRFFLRGHDPRDLAAAQECAQALYETAQRDGGQAHWLNGFTAKEPLTGLGFGQAGVAMFLLRMHQITGEARCLRLGREALAWEMAHAKPIDDDGGPLMFEHEGTMEPYVEVGSAGVLKVLLRYGDTDAARTVLRGLDVRYSVMPGYAYGMAGVADALLDAAEFTGDRSYRDTALRQLDFIRKVFLFEPAERFGLHRAEGRPPLLALPGEGLLRCSTDYLTGSAGLLRVLHRVNRGGPADFLLDEVGR; this is translated from the coding sequence ATGCGCAACGAACGCTGGGTCTACCGCTTCCTCTTCGCGTGGAACGACACACTGTTCTTCGACCCGCTCGACGTCTTCTACGAGCCGAGCGCGGACCACTTCCTCGCCGCGTTCGACGAGCGGGTGAGGGACCGATTCGTACGCAGCGGTATCTGGTGGAGCTTCCGGCACAACGAGGACCTGCCGGCGCAGGGTTGGAAGATCCACGTCTCGTCGGGCCACCGCCACGTTCGCGAGGTCGCCTCTTCGGTGATCGCCCACCTGACGGAACGCGAGATCGATTTCAAGATCGCTCTCGATCTCAACGTCTTCGAGATGCTCAACTCCAAGGCCATCTCCCGGGGCAGCGGCGGCAAGCTCGTCACCGTCTACCCGCGCGACGACGCCGAGTTCCGCACGTGCCTGGCGGACCTCGCCCGCCTCCTGAAGGGCGTCGAGGGTGCCTACGTCCTGTCGGACCTGCGGTACCAGGACAACAAGGCCCTCTACTTCCGCTACGGCCAGTTCCTCGACACCCACACCGTCGACGTGCTCGGCCGCAGGCTGCCGCAGATCCTCGGACCGGACGGACCCGTCCCCGACGACCGGCGCCCGGGCCACGCACACCCCTCCTGGGTGCCCTGGCCGTTCGACGACTGGCGGCCCGCCGACGAGGACGAGGGGGACGACGGCCTGCTCGGGGGCCGCTTCCGGGTGACCGGCGCGATCCAGTTCTCCAACAGCGGAGGCGTGTACACGGCCGAGGACACCGCGGACGGCGACCGGCCGGTGCTGCTCAAGGAGGCCCGCCCCCACACCAACATCAACCCGCGGCAGGACCACGACGCCGTGGACATCCTGGGCCGCGAGTGGATGTTCCTGAACCGGCTGGCCGACGCGGGCCCGTACCCGGCGCCGATCGCGAAGTTCCGGCACTGGGAACACCACTACATCGCCGAGGAGTTCGTCGACAGCTCCGACATCCGCTCGGTGCTGCTGGAGCGCAACCCGCTGGCGCGGCCGGGGTTCGGCATCGAGCGGTCCCGGGAGTACCTGCGGATCTTCCTCGCCGTCTTCCGCGGGCTGGCCCGCGCCATCCAGGCCGCCCACGACCGCGGTGTGATCCTCACCGACTTCACCGCCGCGAACCTGCTCATCGACCCGGACACCTACGAGGTGACCATCGTCGACCTGGAGGCCTGCCGGCTGGCCGAGAGCGGTGACACCGCCCTGGCGAAGCCGGTCGAGCTCTACACCCCGGGGTTCAGCCTCTCCCGCAACCGCTTCAAGGCGTACGGGCCGGAGGGCGACCGGTACGCCCTCGCGTCGACCATGGCGTACTTCATCTTCCCGATCGCCGCCATGTCGTACCTGCGCGAGGACGTCCTCGATCTGTACCGGATCTTCATCACCGAGGGACTGGGCTGGCCGGAGCGGGTGCACCGGCTGATCACCGACCTGGCCGGGGACCGGATCGACCTCACCGGCCTGCTGAAGGCCCTGGAGGACGAGGCCGGCCTGCTCGACGCGGTCGAGGCCCTGCCGTCGCGCCCGGTCGTCGAGGAACGGCTCGCCCTGGCGGAGGCGGAGGCCGGGGTGGCCGCGTTCGTCGAAGCGAGCGCCGACTCCGGCCGCGACACGCTCTTCCCCGTCGACCCCTTCGCCCACGTCACCAACCCGCTGAGCCTGGGCTTCGGAGCGAGCGGAGTCCTGTGGGCGCTGCACGCCAGCGGTGTCCCGGTCCGGCCCGAATGGCGTGCCTGGCTGGGCCGCAGGCTGGCGGACATCGATCCGGACCGCTACCCGGACGGTCTCATGAACGGCCTGTCCGGCATCGCCTGGGCGGCCGACTCCCTCGGGCTCGGAGCGCCGGCCAGGGAGCTGCTGACCCGGGCCAACGAGCGGGCGGCGGAGAAGGGCGACCACACCTTCTACTACGGCCTCTCCGGCATCGGCATGACGAACCTGCGCTTCTTCCTGCGCGGCCACGACCCCCGCGACCTCGCCGCGGCGCAGGAGTGCGCGCAGGCGCTGTACGAGACGGCGCAGAGGGACGGCGGGCAGGCCCACTGGCTCAACGGGTTCACCGCGAAGGAGCCGCTGACCGGCCTGGGCTTCGGGCAGGCCGGCGTCGCGATGTTCCTGCTGCGCATGCACCAGATCACCGGCGAGGCGCGCTGCCTGCGGCTCGGACGGGAGGCGCTCGCCTGGGAGATGGCCCACGCCAAGCCCATCGACGACGACGGCGGCCCGCTCATGTTCGAGCACGAGGGGACGATGGAGCCCTACGTCGAGGTCGGCTCCGCGGGCGTGCTGAAGGTGCTGCTGCGCTACGGGGACACGGACGCGGCCCGGACCGTCCTGCGCGGGCTCGACGTCCGGTACTCGGTGATGCCCGGCTACGCCTATGGCATGGCCGGGGTCGCCGACGCGCTGCTGGACGCGGCCGAGTTCACCGGCGACCGGTCGTACCGCGACACGGCGCTGCGCCAGCTCGACTTCATCCGGAAGGTCTTCCTCTTCGAGCCCGCGGAACGTTTCGGGCTGCACCGCGCCGAGGGGCGGCCGCCCCTGCTGGCTCTGCCCGGTGAGGGACTGCTGCGCTGCTCCACCGACTATCTGACCGGCTCGGCGGGCCTGCTGCGGGTCCTCCACCGGGTGAACCGGGGAGGCCCGGCCGACTTCCTGCTGGACGAGGTCGGGCGGTGA
- a CDS encoding class III lanthipeptide, whose protein sequence is MSVLKLQNMEARVTPSAAATISLTSSSSDCCKAPREPQNPN, encoded by the coding sequence ATGAGCGTCCTCAAGCTTCAGAACATGGAGGCCCGCGTCACGCCCAGTGCTGCCGCCACCATCAGCCTGACGAGCAGCAGCAGCGACTGCTGCAAGGCTCCGCGCGAGCCGCAGAACCCGAACTGA
- a CDS encoding WD40 repeat domain-containing protein has product MSETSTGAPEDVNAPLDDPRWTVQWADGPVPDQRRLRPLVGHSGPVRAVATATVDGRPVAVSGSRDNTVRVWDLATGEQLHEPVTGRTDPVSSMTAEVLSVATAVADGRPVAFSLHGDDAVLVWDLSTGRAAGEFVGLVESAVLDGRRVLLTLGADGTLYVGDLLTGRRVAAFPSAAGIAMLDGRRVVLTVDDTDVDRTVRVWDLGTGGQLARSLEVVRTVALDGRVLAVTAGEPDQEEQLLWDLATGEPVETPSAAAALSGGEDRPGVTALTVVHGRAVAVGLDGEEPRFIGPLGLARQNGALVRTRARETAVLDGRTVALTAEADGTLRIWDLADDRPRVNGMRVIDAVGASGTAPAFPPGPEQEADLWRRLSGRGTGPSAGGDPVLLTVEQDDTVVVRDRATGKPVGPPLTGHTGKVWDVATAVVDGRPVAVTASDDHTLRTWDLTHAHADADARADGDGPARAGRTGHTGTVSAITTAVLDGSPVVVTAAADRTLHLWDLITGEPVTAPVTGLEGEVTAMVASVVDGRPVVVTAGAGDTLHLLDPVSGEHLGEPVTSHHGRVLALAGATLDGRPVVVTAGADRTAAIWDLATRRLVGEPLTGHTSRVTAVATAELAGRPVAVTGSWDKTVRLWDLTTGRQIGEPLTGHTDWVTSVATTLVDGRPVAVSRSRDKTVRLWDLATMRETGEPLTGHTEPNGPMVVTVGGARPVMAIGQGQAVRFWDLGTGREAGTEYALPLPAAALGAAPGGRLVVAFGPEVTVLRPTAG; this is encoded by the coding sequence ATGTCTGAGACCTCCACGGGTGCGCCCGAAGACGTGAATGCCCCGCTCGACGATCCGCGGTGGACCGTGCAGTGGGCCGACGGCCCCGTACCGGACCAGCGGCGGCTGCGCCCCCTCGTCGGCCACAGCGGCCCGGTGCGGGCGGTGGCCACGGCGACCGTCGACGGCAGGCCGGTCGCGGTCTCCGGCAGCCGGGACAACACCGTGCGCGTCTGGGACCTCGCGACGGGCGAACAGCTCCACGAACCGGTCACCGGCCGCACCGACCCGGTGTCCTCGATGACGGCCGAGGTGCTCTCCGTGGCCACGGCGGTCGCCGACGGCAGGCCCGTGGCCTTCAGCCTGCACGGCGACGACGCGGTCCTGGTGTGGGACCTGTCCACCGGCCGGGCGGCCGGGGAGTTCGTCGGGCTCGTGGAGAGCGCCGTCCTGGACGGGCGCCGGGTCCTCCTCACCCTCGGGGCCGACGGGACCCTGTACGTGGGGGACCTGCTCACCGGCCGCCGCGTCGCTGCCTTCCCGTCGGCGGCCGGCATCGCGATGCTGGACGGCCGCCGAGTCGTCCTCACCGTCGACGACACCGACGTGGACCGGACGGTGCGCGTGTGGGACCTGGGAACCGGCGGTCAGCTGGCCCGGTCGCTGGAGGTGGTGCGGACCGTCGCCCTCGACGGACGCGTGCTCGCCGTCACCGCCGGGGAGCCGGATCAGGAGGAGCAGCTGCTGTGGGACCTGGCCACCGGCGAGCCGGTGGAGACCCCCTCGGCCGCGGCGGCCCTGTCCGGCGGCGAGGACCGGCCCGGGGTGACGGCCCTGACGGTGGTGCACGGACGTGCCGTCGCCGTCGGACTCGACGGCGAGGAGCCGCGCTTCATCGGTCCCCTGGGCCTCGCCCGCCAGAACGGAGCCCTGGTACGGACCCGGGCGCGGGAGACCGCAGTACTGGACGGACGTACCGTCGCCCTCACCGCCGAAGCGGACGGCACCCTGCGCATCTGGGACCTGGCGGACGACCGGCCGCGCGTGAACGGCATGCGGGTGATCGATGCCGTCGGCGCGAGCGGCACGGCGCCTGCCTTCCCGCCCGGCCCGGAGCAGGAGGCGGACCTCTGGCGCCGGCTCTCCGGCCGTGGGACCGGCCCTTCCGCCGGCGGCGATCCGGTCCTGCTCACCGTGGAGCAGGACGACACGGTGGTGGTACGGGACCGCGCCACCGGAAAGCCCGTGGGCCCGCCGCTGACCGGCCACACCGGCAAGGTCTGGGACGTGGCCACCGCCGTCGTGGACGGGCGGCCCGTGGCCGTCACGGCGAGCGACGACCACACGCTCCGGACCTGGGACCTCACCCACGCCCACGCCGATGCCGACGCCCGCGCCGACGGCGACGGTCCGGCCCGCGCCGGTCGCACCGGCCACACCGGAACGGTCTCGGCGATCACCACGGCCGTTCTCGACGGGAGCCCGGTGGTCGTCACGGCAGCCGCCGACCGCACCCTGCACCTCTGGGACCTGATCACCGGCGAGCCGGTCACGGCGCCCGTGACAGGCCTGGAGGGCGAGGTGACCGCCATGGTCGCGTCGGTGGTGGACGGCCGGCCGGTGGTCGTGACCGCGGGCGCCGGTGACACTCTGCACCTGCTGGATCCGGTGAGCGGGGAACACCTCGGCGAGCCCGTCACCAGCCACCACGGCCGGGTGCTGGCCCTGGCCGGCGCGACCCTGGACGGCCGGCCGGTCGTGGTCACGGCCGGCGCCGACCGCACCGCGGCGATCTGGGACCTCGCCACCCGCCGCCTCGTCGGCGAACCGCTCACCGGCCACACCAGCAGGGTGACCGCCGTCGCGACGGCGGAACTGGCGGGGCGGCCCGTCGCTGTCACCGGAAGCTGGGACAAGACCGTACGGCTGTGGGACCTCACCACCGGCCGGCAGATCGGCGAACCCCTGACCGGCCACACCGACTGGGTGACATCGGTGGCCACCACGCTCGTCGACGGCAGGCCCGTCGCGGTCAGCAGGAGCCGGGACAAGACGGTGCGCCTGTGGGACCTGGCCACGATGCGGGAGACCGGCGAACCCCTGACCGGCCACACGGAGCCGAACGGGCCCATGGTCGTCACCGTCGGGGGCGCCCGCCCGGTGATGGCCATCGGCCAGGGCCAGGCCGTGCGGTTCTGGGACCTCGGCACGGGGCGGGAAGCGGGGACCGAGTACGCGCTGCCGCTCCCGGCGGCCGCGCTCGGGGCCGCGCCGGGCGGACGGCTCGTGGTCGCCTTCGGCCCGGAGGTCACGGTGCTGCGCCCGACGGCAGGTTGA
- a CDS encoding serine/threonine-protein kinase, protein MSEVSNLSVYAGRASGLIGKQIAGYRVERMIGRGGMAVVYCAKDLRLDRTVALKLIAPERARDETFRRRFTHESRVAASIDHPHIVPIFEAGETDGVLYIAMRYVSGLDLRALLDREGPLPVATALRIAAQVASALDAAHDHDLVHRDVKPGNILVAAGTDSEHPEHIYLTDFGLTKKALALTGFTTDGEFVGTLDYMAPEQISGRPVDGRCDLYSLACVVYETLAGGPPFQREEDAALLWAHQYDPPPPLTERRPGIAPAAADVLTKALSKLPEDRYGSCLEFVAALRVATGGGTGRQADPPAREDSRPPGVPGDSAPPREPPVWARPVFYGLPGGGL, encoded by the coding sequence ATGAGCGAGGTGTCCAACCTCAGCGTGTACGCGGGCCGCGCCTCGGGCCTCATCGGCAAGCAGATCGCGGGCTACCGGGTGGAGCGCATGATCGGCCGCGGTGGCATGGCCGTCGTCTACTGCGCGAAGGACCTGCGGCTGGACCGTACGGTCGCACTCAAGCTGATCGCCCCCGAACGCGCCCGCGACGAGACCTTCCGGCGCCGCTTCACACACGAATCGCGGGTGGCCGCGTCGATCGACCACCCGCACATCGTGCCCATCTTCGAAGCCGGTGAGACCGACGGCGTCCTCTACATCGCCATGCGCTACGTCTCCGGCCTGGACCTGCGCGCGCTGCTGGACCGCGAGGGCCCGCTGCCCGTGGCGACCGCCCTGCGCATCGCCGCCCAGGTGGCATCGGCGCTCGACGCGGCCCATGACCACGATCTCGTGCACCGGGACGTCAAGCCCGGCAACATCCTGGTCGCCGCGGGCACCGACAGCGAGCACCCCGAGCACATCTACCTCACGGACTTCGGGCTGACGAAGAAGGCGCTGGCGCTGACCGGGTTCACCACGGACGGAGAGTTCGTCGGCACGCTCGACTACATGGCGCCGGAACAGATCTCCGGCAGGCCGGTGGACGGCAGGTGCGATCTCTACAGCCTGGCGTGCGTCGTCTACGAAACCCTCGCCGGCGGGCCGCCGTTCCAGCGCGAGGAGGACGCGGCGCTGCTGTGGGCGCACCAGTACGACCCCCCGCCCCCACTGACGGAACGGCGGCCGGGAATCGCTCCCGCCGCCGCCGACGTACTGACCAAGGCTCTGTCGAAGCTCCCCGAGGACCGTTACGGGTCCTGCCTCGAATTCGTGGCCGCCCTGCGCGTCGCCACGGGAGGCGGCACCGGCCGTCAGGCCGATCCGCCGGCGCGGGAGGATTCCCGTCCCCCCGGGGTCCCGGGGGACTCCGCGCCCCCGCGGGAGCCCCCGGTCTGGGCCCGGCCGGTCTTCTACGGCCTGCCCGGTGGCGGCCTGTAG
- a CDS encoding response regulator transcription factor, with the protein MSLTLVAPQTEATAPTLAPREQEALRHIAAGCTYLQTARQMGLSKHTVDAYLRRIRAKLNISTTAEMTRLAISMGL; encoded by the coding sequence ATGAGCCTCACCCTCGTCGCCCCGCAGACCGAAGCCACCGCCCCCACCCTCGCCCCGCGCGAGCAGGAGGCACTGCGACACATCGCCGCAGGCTGCACCTACCTGCAGACGGCCCGCCAGATGGGGCTCTCCAAGCACACGGTCGACGCCTACCTGCGCCGCATCCGCGCCAAGCTGAACATCAGCACCACGGCCGAGATGACCCGCCTGGCCATCTCGATGGGGCTGTGA
- a CDS encoding SpoIIE family protein phosphatase, whose protein sequence is MEQVPTSPGELPEETGASLESAYTASATINEQGIVTEWSEGATRLLGYVPSEVVGLPAAHRLADVLSDAARRVPSEQERWSGTVALRHRDGHRMEVALLAHRWTSSGGTVKWFVVSAVGAAHRSPWDEPMKEWAFTQSPCFLAVFDADLRLVRANAGMERTLSLTEAQMRGLRLPEIAPDPVSDETERRMRLAFDSGEPQYMEAFVHPTGAAAEHGWATSLAPLRDPDGRVRAVCLAAHDRSGAESVQHQMLLTDEVDTAPIGTTLDSVRTAHELADAAVPRFADFAVVDLLEPLPRGDEPSSVQADGPVTVCRAAARSVLDGTPESGVAVGDTTSYPPLSPPVAALVAGHGAVYGAADPDLARWAAQDPGAAWIGEYGAHSIMVVPMRAGGGTLGVAVFSRHRRQEPFQPEDLRVAGELTARAAAGIRNAYRSGREHTTTMTLQRSLLPHTLPDQAALEIASRYLPAAGEAGVGGDWFDVIPLSGARVALVVGDVVGHGIRATATMGRLRTAVRTLADVDLGPDELLTHLDDLVIHLSADEGDQDSGGETAGGIGTTCLYVVYDPVIRRCTVARAGHPPPAVVSPEGSVYLLDVPAGPPLGLGGLPFETLEVELPEGSILALYTDGLLQARDHDIDEALDSMFAALVRPADTLDAVCDRVLTAMLTHRPDDDVALLVARTRGLHADQVVVWDLPSDPSVVATARRQTTDQLTAWGLEEAAFVTELLVSELVTNAIRYGQPPIQLRLIHEKNSTLICEVSDASSTAPHMRRARTFDEGGRGLLLVAQLAQRWGTRHAAIGKTIWAEQSLAEY, encoded by the coding sequence ATGGAGCAAGTTCCCACCTCTCCTGGTGAGCTGCCCGAGGAGACGGGCGCCTCCCTCGAGTCGGCCTACACGGCCTCGGCGACGATCAACGAGCAGGGCATCGTCACCGAGTGGAGCGAGGGCGCGACCCGGCTGCTCGGCTATGTGCCGTCCGAGGTCGTGGGACTGCCCGCAGCCCACCGGCTCGCCGATGTCCTCAGTGACGCGGCGCGGCGGGTGCCGTCCGAGCAGGAGCGGTGGAGCGGCACGGTGGCGCTGCGCCACCGGGACGGTCACCGCATGGAGGTGGCCCTGCTCGCGCACCGCTGGACGTCCAGCGGCGGGACCGTCAAGTGGTTCGTGGTGTCCGCCGTGGGCGCCGCGCACCGCTCTCCGTGGGACGAGCCGATGAAGGAATGGGCGTTCACCCAGTCCCCCTGCTTTCTGGCGGTCTTCGACGCGGACCTGCGCCTGGTGCGGGCGAACGCCGGAATGGAACGCACGCTCTCCCTCACGGAGGCCCAGATGCGGGGTCTACGGCTGCCGGAGATCGCGCCCGATCCCGTGAGCGACGAGACCGAGCGCCGGATGCGCCTGGCGTTCGACTCCGGTGAGCCGCAGTACATGGAGGCCTTCGTCCACCCGACGGGCGCCGCCGCGGAGCACGGCTGGGCCACCTCGCTGGCGCCGTTGCGGGACCCGGACGGCCGGGTGCGCGCCGTATGTCTGGCCGCGCACGACCGGAGCGGGGCGGAGAGCGTCCAGCACCAGATGCTCCTGACGGACGAGGTCGACACCGCGCCGATCGGGACCACGCTGGACAGTGTCCGCACCGCGCACGAGCTGGCCGATGCCGCCGTCCCCCGGTTCGCCGACTTCGCGGTCGTCGACCTGCTGGAACCGCTTCCGCGTGGCGACGAGCCGTCCTCGGTCCAGGCTGACGGGCCGGTCACCGTGTGCCGCGCCGCAGCGCGGTCGGTCCTCGACGGAACCCCCGAGTCCGGCGTTGCCGTCGGGGACACGACCAGCTATCCGCCGCTGTCGCCGCCCGTCGCAGCGCTGGTCGCGGGCCACGGCGCCGTGTACGGGGCCGCGGACCCCGACCTCGCCCGGTGGGCGGCCCAGGACCCGGGGGCCGCCTGGATCGGGGAGTACGGTGCCCACTCGATCATGGTGGTGCCGATGCGGGCCGGCGGGGGCACGCTCGGTGTGGCCGTCTTCTCCCGCCATCGGCGCCAGGAGCCCTTCCAGCCGGAGGACCTGCGGGTGGCCGGGGAGCTCACGGCCCGGGCGGCGGCCGGGATCCGCAACGCGTACCGGTCCGGCCGGGAGCACACGACGACGATGACGCTGCAGCGCAGCCTGCTCCCGCACACGCTGCCCGACCAGGCCGCGCTGGAGATCGCCTCCCGCTACCTGCCCGCGGCCGGCGAGGCCGGTGTGGGCGGCGACTGGTTCGACGTGATCCCGCTGTCGGGCGCCCGGGTGGCGCTGGTCGTGGGGGACGTCGTCGGCCACGGGATCCGGGCCACCGCCACCATGGGGCGGCTGCGCACGGCCGTACGCACCCTGGCCGATGTCGACCTGGGACCCGACGAGCTGCTCACCCACCTCGACGACCTCGTCATCCACCTGTCCGCCGACGAGGGCGACCAGGATTCGGGCGGGGAGACGGCCGGGGGCATCGGGACCACCTGTCTCTACGTGGTCTACGACCCGGTCATCCGCCGCTGCACGGTCGCCCGGGCCGGCCACCCGCCGCCCGCCGTGGTCTCCCCGGAGGGCTCCGTGTACCTCCTGGACGTCCCGGCCGGTCCCCCGCTGGGCCTGGGCGGCCTGCCCTTCGAGACGCTGGAGGTCGAACTGCCCGAGGGCAGCATCCTCGCCCTGTACACCGACGGTCTGCTGCAGGCCCGTGACCACGACATCGACGAGGCGCTGGACAGCATGTTCGCGGCCCTGGTCCGGCCCGCGGACACGCTGGACGCGGTGTGCGACCGCGTACTGACGGCCATGCTGACGCACCGCCCGGACGACGACGTGGCCCTGCTGGTCGCCCGGACCCGGGGCCTGCACGCCGACCAGGTCGTCGTCTGGGACCTGCCGTCCGACCCCTCCGTGGTCGCCACGGCCCGCCGTCAGACCACCGACCAGCTGACGGCCTGGGGTCTGGAGGAGGCTGCCTTCGTCACCGAGCTCCTGGTCAGTGAGCTGGTGACCAACGCGATCAGGTACGGCCAGCCGCCCATCCAGCTGCGGCTGATCCACGAGAAGAACAGCACCCTGATCTGCGAGGTGTCCGACGCGAGCAGTACCGCCCCGCACATGCGGCGGGCCCGGACCTTCGACGAGGGCGGGCGGGGCCTGCTGCTGGTCGCCCAGCTCGCCCAGCGCTGGGGCACCCGGCACGCGGCCATCGGCAAGACCATCTGGGCCGAGCAGTCCCTCGCCGAGTACTGA